The following proteins come from a genomic window of Paenibacillus spongiae:
- a CDS encoding YhgE/Pip domain-containing protein: MSHALRAFLKRPTTIVGVLTALMFQVIFSVIWMSGYDGITDAERLKKLHVGIVTLDSQSGPAIAQKLAQSLPVQTHRLEEDEAQQLLNKRELQMVITIPQNFTESLKSQEGTASIRYSINESNPALIKSLMSSIAAQVTAAANKEAVGQGVQVLLTQAKLPTEQAAGAAASLSERVTSDFAYSNPVQGMNNQMVPMMMVLASYVGAMIMGMNLEQSSIAVAASGIGKWRRFAARNVINIAAAVIVSLVGSSLVLALGGQLEHGFLAVWGFQALFVLTFMFLSQLFLLLFGIGGMLLNIIVLSAQLVSSGAMVPRELLSDFYLGLSKVLPATYAVEGDMNLLFGGAGNGGAVTGLLLIMAASLALGAVAVGLRKNRIAQPSLLSSAQ; this comes from the coding sequence ATGAGTCATGCTTTGCGGGCTTTTCTGAAACGGCCGACAACGATTGTGGGTGTTTTAACGGCACTTATGTTTCAAGTCATTTTTTCGGTCATATGGATGTCCGGTTATGACGGGATTACGGATGCGGAGCGGCTCAAGAAGCTCCATGTCGGCATTGTGACGCTTGATTCGCAGTCGGGACCTGCCATTGCCCAGAAGCTGGCGCAATCGCTGCCTGTTCAGACGCATCGTCTGGAAGAGGATGAAGCGCAGCAGCTGCTGAATAAGCGCGAGCTCCAAATGGTTATAACGATTCCGCAGAATTTTACCGAATCGCTGAAGTCCCAGGAAGGGACGGCCTCCATCCGCTACAGTATTAATGAATCGAATCCGGCTTTGATTAAGAGCTTGATGAGCTCCATTGCGGCGCAAGTGACCGCAGCGGCGAACAAGGAAGCGGTCGGCCAAGGCGTTCAAGTTCTCTTGACGCAAGCGAAGCTTCCCACAGAGCAAGCGGCAGGCGCGGCGGCTTCGCTCTCCGAACGCGTAACCTCCGATTTTGCTTATTCGAATCCTGTCCAAGGGATGAATAATCAGATGGTGCCGATGATGATGGTGCTTGCTTCTTATGTCGGCGCCATGATTATGGGGATGAATCTGGAGCAGTCGTCCATAGCGGTTGCAGCCTCCGGGATTGGCAAGTGGCGGCGGTTCGCCGCGCGCAATGTCATCAATATAGCAGCTGCCGTAATCGTGTCGCTTGTCGGATCATCGCTCGTTCTTGCGCTAGGCGGGCAATTGGAGCATGGATTCCTGGCGGTGTGGGGCTTCCAGGCGCTGTTCGTTCTGACCTTCATGTTTCTATCGCAGCTGTTCCTGCTCCTGTTCGGCATAGGCGGGATGCTGCTCAATATTATTGTGCTGTCGGCTCAGCTGGTTTCTTCCGGCGCTATGGTGCCGCGTGAGCTGCTCTCCGATTTCTATCTGGGATTAAGCAAAGTGCTGCCCGCCACCTACGCCGTGGAAGGAGACATGAACCTTCTCTTCGGCGGAGCGGGCAACGGGGGCGCCGTTACGGGATTGCTCCTGATCATGGCCGCCTCCTTGGCGCTTGGAGCCGTCGCCGTTGGGCTGCGGAAGAACCGTATCGCTCAGCCTTCATTGCTCTCGAGCGCTCAGTGA
- a CDS encoding TetR family transcriptional regulator, whose translation MHKEPNDPDVKVRLLQAAKRLFATQGYDGTSVRQICEAAGANVALVSYYFGGKENMFQALFETYFPNQEMEAYLLQHYEPVEGIREIIRGVTMFRLKEPEMIALLQQEIALNSPRIALIQDHAFPVWRQLRDLLRDGREQGLFRFRSLNSTFMSVIGVMLFHKQTYYFAPLLEQEPDNLDTFIEDLFEFVMRGLCYDAGSIS comes from the coding sequence ATGCATAAGGAACCTAATGATCCGGATGTTAAGGTGAGGCTGCTGCAAGCAGCCAAACGGCTCTTTGCCACACAAGGCTACGATGGCACCAGCGTAAGGCAAATATGCGAAGCGGCAGGCGCGAACGTCGCGTTGGTATCTTATTATTTCGGCGGGAAAGAAAATATGTTCCAAGCGCTGTTCGAGACTTATTTTCCGAATCAGGAGATGGAGGCATATTTGCTTCAGCATTACGAACCGGTTGAAGGGATCAGAGAAATCATTCGGGGCGTGACGATGTTCCGTTTGAAGGAGCCGGAGATGATCGCGCTGCTGCAGCAGGAAATCGCGTTGAACTCCCCCCGTATTGCCTTGATACAAGACCATGCGTTTCCGGTATGGAGACAGCTCCGCGATTTGCTGCGGGATGGGCGCGAGCAGGGGTTGTTTCGATTCCGTTCGTTGAATAGTACCTTCATGTCGGTAATCGGCGTGATGCTCTTCCACAAGCAGACCTATTATTTTGCTCCGCTGCTCGAGCAAGAGCCGGATAACTTGGATACGTTCATCGAGGATCTATTCGAATTTGTCATGCGGGGATTGTGTTATGATGCGGGCAGTATAAGCTAA
- a CDS encoding SAF domain-containing protein → MNRKRNVYISIAAALMSALLVYGVYVLQLRHVRFQETIGVVVPKRFIPAGEQLAPDMLELKQISRAAYVPDMLIDPKEAVGMETVVPLGSSEPLLNWKVDRYRLLPDRQQSTFQVPRDYVLSVSNGIRAGDKVILYISGKNAASERLFVKPVTVASVKTSANVEIDDADNPNLLSLASGDKERMYASRRDANGMIDYINLNLTEEQWLKLDTLCKDGQSKLVIAYSPESLDIVETAAGTGAAP, encoded by the coding sequence ATGAACAGAAAGCGCAATGTGTATATTAGCATCGCGGCGGCTCTTATGTCTGCCTTGCTCGTGTATGGGGTTTACGTTCTTCAGCTGCGGCACGTCCGGTTTCAGGAAACGATCGGAGTGGTCGTTCCGAAGCGGTTCATTCCTGCGGGGGAGCAGCTGGCGCCGGATATGCTCGAGCTGAAGCAAATTTCCCGGGCCGCGTATGTTCCGGACATGCTGATTGATCCGAAGGAAGCGGTCGGAATGGAGACGGTTGTGCCGCTTGGTTCCAGCGAGCCGCTGCTGAACTGGAAGGTTGACCGGTACCGGCTGCTGCCGGACCGGCAGCAATCGACCTTCCAGGTACCGCGGGATTATGTGCTGTCGGTGTCCAACGGAATCCGGGCAGGCGACAAGGTCATCCTGTACATATCGGGAAAGAACGCGGCCTCTGAGCGGTTGTTCGTGAAACCGGTTACGGTCGCATCGGTGAAAACATCGGCCAATGTGGAGATCGATGATGCCGATAATCCGAATCTGCTGTCGCTCGCCAGCGGCGATAAAGAAAGAATGTACGCTTCCAGAAGGGATGCCAACGGCATGATCGACTATATTAATCTGAATTTGACCGAAGAACAATGGCTGAAGCTGGATACGCTTTGCAAGGACGGCCAGAGCAAGCTGGTTATCGCTTATTCCCCGGAATCGCTTGATATCGTCGAAACGGCTGCCGGGACGGGAGCCGCGCCGTGA
- a CDS encoding CpaF/VirB11 family protein has translation MPAGGRFSPAAFSAQLRIMEAMGSNGPEEGMEEEAQRDFGRLAEDVRTYLAMPRGATEEERRSYNERLNRAVLGYKEDREHLLAVISDRLLRQRIHDIAGYKHPYASLSEALFAEVIGMSVLELVLRNREGLEEIQVVGTRIFEVRDGCCRPSSYAFETEREVERIQQNLVLYNNDRINPRKRWAEVMLSDGTRVTMTGFGFTAQPTLTLRFYTVRRFGLQALSEGEYGTINGTLREMLLAVLAARFNLVLIGPTNSGKTHLMKALIGELPDGERIVTIESRRELMLARDFPNKNAIEYETDDEDELHHSTQAFKLALRQSPQRIVHAEIRDADANVYVRACTRGHSGSMTTVHANALEDVPEAITDMCMLDGRGMNPERLTKRIAEYVTEIGIEMRYMAGRRRVVRIAEIGWQSGGVTVRDWAAFNEAAGDWKYPNPPSSQAMSRLAAANAATAFVTERSDLRSC, from the coding sequence ATGCCGGCCGGCGGAAGATTCTCGCCCGCTGCGTTCTCCGCTCAGCTGCGAATAATGGAAGCAATGGGGAGTAACGGACCCGAGGAGGGAATGGAGGAAGAGGCCCAGCGGGATTTCGGACGCCTCGCGGAAGATGTCCGCACCTATCTGGCCATGCCGAGGGGGGCGACGGAGGAGGAGCGGCGCTCATATAATGAGCGCTTGAACCGTGCGGTGCTTGGATACAAGGAGGATCGGGAGCATCTGCTCGCGGTTATTTCGGACCGGCTGCTCCGCCAGCGTATTCACGACATTGCAGGATACAAGCATCCGTATGCATCGCTTTCCGAAGCGTTGTTTGCCGAGGTAATCGGGATGAGCGTCCTAGAGCTTGTGCTCCGGAACCGCGAAGGGCTCGAGGAAATACAAGTGGTTGGTACGCGCATATTCGAGGTCCGGGACGGCTGCTGCAGACCTTCGTCCTATGCTTTCGAGACGGAGCGAGAAGTGGAACGCATCCAGCAGAATTTAGTGCTGTATAACAACGACCGGATCAACCCGCGCAAGCGTTGGGCGGAGGTCATGCTGAGCGATGGGACGCGCGTTACAATGACAGGCTTCGGGTTTACGGCCCAGCCGACGTTGACGCTGCGGTTCTACACGGTCCGGCGGTTCGGACTGCAAGCTTTGAGTGAAGGCGAATACGGAACAATTAACGGAACGCTTCGCGAGATGCTGCTCGCCGTTCTTGCGGCAAGATTCAATCTGGTTCTGATCGGCCCGACCAACTCGGGCAAGACGCATCTCATGAAGGCGCTTATCGGCGAACTGCCGGACGGGGAACGGATCGTCACGATCGAGAGCCGGCGCGAGCTGATGCTCGCTCGCGATTTTCCCAATAAGAATGCGATTGAATACGAGACGGATGACGAGGATGAGCTGCATCATTCGACGCAGGCCTTCAAGCTGGCGCTGAGGCAATCGCCGCAGCGTATCGTACATGCCGAAATTCGCGACGCGGATGCGAATGTATATGTTCGTGCTTGTACGCGCGGACATTCCGGTAGTATGACGACCGTACACGCCAATGCGCTCGAAGATGTGCCGGAGGCGATTACGGATATGTGCATGCTGGATGGCCGCGGCATGAATCCGGAACGGCTGACGAAGCGGATCGCCGAATATGTAACGGAAATCGGCATTGAGATGCGCTATATGGCAGGCCGCAGGCGAGTCGTTCGTATTGCCGAGATCGGCTGGCAGAGCGGGGGAGTGACGGTCCGCGACTGGGCTGCCTTTAATGAGGCTGCCGGGGATTGGAAGTATCCGAATCCTCCGTCATCCCAAGCGATGTCCAGATTGGCTGCTGCGAATGCAGCCACAGCCTTCGTTACAGAAAGGAGCGATCTGCGTTCATGCTGA
- a CDS encoding type II secretion system F family protein — protein sequence MLKLAIILCAAALFVSLFVAFRHLLQLWSSRRMLAGRLDYRQDNRLPNRLARLLARYERPYRHLAELLESLDIPFRPGAVVVSTALLLLSGMSAGALLFQSVKGTLLLGGILSSMPYALLRMLLLHRQLQTRIDFLPAVELFYQCCLVSGGRQIRTALQRTVEEKRLLGPMQSVFEQLYRNLSVRGDDDASLRIFAASLGHVWADYFVNIVRAGLSEGHPIHDNLKELITDMRKARRANQQERNKLLEIRLANFSPVLFLALFIGINFRYNPENAYLYYAVDPKGRDLLLNAVVLIFVSFLMGLWLSRKKM from the coding sequence ATGCTGAAGCTAGCGATTATCCTATGCGCTGCGGCTTTGTTTGTATCGCTGTTTGTCGCTTTCCGGCATCTGCTGCAGCTATGGTCGTCACGGCGGATGCTCGCCGGCCGTCTCGATTACCGCCAGGATAATCGGCTGCCGAACCGGCTCGCCCGGCTGCTTGCGCGATATGAACGTCCTTATCGCCATCTGGCCGAATTGTTGGAGTCGCTGGACATTCCGTTTCGCCCGGGAGCCGTGGTTGTTTCCACCGCACTGCTGCTGCTGTCCGGGATGTCGGCCGGGGCGCTGCTGTTTCAAAGCGTCAAAGGCACCTTGCTGCTAGGCGGTATATTGTCATCGATGCCCTATGCGCTCCTTCGCATGCTGCTTCTTCACCGGCAGCTGCAGACGCGCATTGATTTTTTGCCGGCCGTGGAGCTGTTCTACCAATGCTGCCTCGTCAGCGGCGGCCGTCAGATCCGGACCGCGCTGCAGCGCACCGTCGAAGAGAAACGTCTGCTCGGTCCGATGCAATCGGTATTCGAACAGCTCTACCGTAATTTGTCGGTACGCGGCGACGACGATGCGAGTCTGCGGATTTTCGCGGCATCGCTCGGGCATGTGTGGGCCGATTACTTTGTCAACATAGTCCGTGCAGGGCTCTCCGAGGGTCATCCGATTCATGACAACCTGAAGGAGCTCATCACCGATATGCGAAAAGCCCGCAGGGCTAACCAGCAGGAGCGCAACAAGCTGCTCGAGATCCGGCTGGCGAACTTCTCGCCGGTTCTATTCCTCGCCCTGTTCATCGGCATTAATTTCCGCTATAACCCGGAGAATGCTTATCTGTATTACGCGGTGGATCCGAAGGGGCGGGATTTGCTGCTGAATGCGGTCGTGCTCATTTTTGTTTCCTTTCTTATGGGGCTCTGGCTGTCCCGCAAAAAAATGTAA
- a CDS encoding M24 family metallopeptidase, whose translation MQVPGKNEFLSRIDRLQQSLRTQGSDGFLVTQHIALYYLTGSMQAGFAFVPTAGDATFYVRRSVDRAQDESAVRVEPLPTLRAFRPMLERDYPQLFASGRAATIATEMDVLPAQTYAKLAQLIAGGDGSVLTDGSAMIRRLRMIKSPYEIGRIEAAAAATAEALEEATAELKEGMSELALMARIEYGLRMRGHIGLMRTRSYNMEIMTGMVGAGEAAAEPSAFDGPAGGRGLGPAAPQSVSRRLISRGEPILIDIGCCIDGYVIDQTRTAVIGSLPDGLAAAYEQSVAIIREAERLMMPGTPSELLYAAAIEQAAKAGLSANFMGHGMNQVKFLGHGIGLEVDEWPVLARGFADPLEPGMTIAVEPKFTFPGRGVVGIENSYVVTDRGPRQLTKSPEKLIVVP comes from the coding sequence ATGCAGGTGCCCGGCAAGAATGAATTTCTTTCGCGGATTGATCGGCTCCAGCAGTCCTTACGTACCCAAGGGTCGGACGGTTTTCTGGTGACGCAGCATATTGCGCTTTATTATCTGACCGGTTCCATGCAAGCCGGCTTCGCGTTCGTACCCACAGCGGGAGACGCGACATTCTATGTGAGGCGAAGCGTTGACCGGGCCCAAGACGAATCGGCCGTTCGCGTGGAACCGCTTCCTACCCTGCGCGCATTCAGGCCGATGCTCGAGCGGGATTATCCGCAGCTGTTCGCTTCCGGGCGGGCGGCAACGATCGCGACCGAGATGGATGTGCTCCCTGCGCAAACCTACGCGAAGCTTGCCCAATTGATAGCCGGCGGGGACGGAAGCGTCTTGACCGACGGTTCCGCGATGATCAGACGGCTGCGCATGATCAAGTCGCCGTATGAAATCGGCCGAATCGAAGCGGCAGCTGCCGCCACGGCGGAAGCGCTGGAGGAGGCGACGGCCGAACTGAAGGAAGGGATGAGCGAGCTGGCGTTAATGGCTCGTATCGAGTATGGGCTTCGCATGCGCGGCCATATCGGACTCATGCGTACGCGCAGCTATAATATGGAGATTATGACCGGCATGGTGGGAGCGGGAGAAGCCGCAGCCGAGCCGAGCGCCTTCGACGGTCCGGCCGGGGGCCGGGGGCTCGGGCCGGCTGCGCCCCAAAGCGTCAGCAGGCGGTTAATCAGCCGCGGGGAGCCGATACTGATCGATATCGGCTGCTGCATCGACGGGTATGTAATCGATCAGACCCGTACGGCGGTAATCGGCAGCTTGCCGGACGGCCTGGCTGCCGCCTATGAGCAGTCGGTAGCGATAATCCGCGAGGCCGAGCGGCTCATGATGCCGGGAACGCCAAGCGAATTGCTCTACGCCGCGGCGATTGAACAAGCGGCGAAAGCGGGATTATCCGCCAACTTTATGGGGCATGGCATGAATCAGGTGAAATTTCTCGGTCACGGCATCGGGCTGGAGGTCGACGAATGGCCGGTCTTGGCGCGCGGCTTCGCGGATCCGCTCGAGCCCGGCATGACCATTGCGGTCGAGCCGAAGTTTACGTTTCCCGGGCGGGGCGTCGTCGGCATCGAGAACAGCTATGTCGTCACGGATCGGGGCCCGCGCCAGCTTACGAAGTCGCCCGAGAAGCTCATTGTTGTGCCTTGA
- a CDS encoding DUF4062 domain-containing protein, producing MATKLFVSSVSSGFEEIRQQVGAFIGQAGHEPVLFEADAFAKNQSASMLATCLRAVEQSHIYILIIGYEVGYVVPEQNKSVTHLELKKAIATNKTLYVFVEDYIKNIYFKEYLRIFRQLRTRDSDDGSAAAPAFDEVIARMGNLSVKREVLAILNDAYQVVPWIFGFQSSDDIIRVLKKELSATLEDHITLRNNRQLQSLDSVITASERFQLYNRFLDEFFPLIDEIKMVRYDDLLRKAQRSLKGGTIYFDEGAGIISELVKVGNSDGTSLYLYDGSGAFDLIARSGLTNPRQTRIPQEDATSYVALAYREAIASSQPEEGKLTSSGVFYTDRTIYLCHVFGSYVLTVHFPIEEQSVDSALFDERVDELYAGLLKIRANGDILNLIRYIL from the coding sequence TTGGCGACCAAATTGTTTGTCAGCTCGGTATCCAGCGGGTTCGAGGAGATTCGCCAGCAGGTCGGCGCATTCATCGGGCAAGCCGGGCATGAGCCGGTACTGTTCGAAGCCGATGCCTTCGCGAAGAACCAATCGGCATCGATGCTCGCCACCTGCCTGCGGGCGGTCGAGCAGTCGCACATCTACATCCTTATCATCGGCTATGAAGTAGGGTATGTCGTACCCGAGCAAAATAAAAGCGTCACGCACCTCGAATTGAAGAAGGCCATCGCGACGAACAAAACCCTATATGTCTTTGTAGAGGATTACATTAAGAATATTTACTTCAAAGAATATTTGCGTATCTTCCGCCAGCTGCGTACGCGCGATTCCGATGACGGAAGCGCGGCGGCGCCGGCATTCGATGAGGTCATAGCAAGGATGGGGAATTTATCCGTGAAGCGCGAAGTGCTCGCCATCCTGAACGATGCTTATCAAGTCGTGCCTTGGATATTCGGATTTCAAAGCTCGGACGATATTATCCGCGTATTGAAGAAGGAGCTGAGCGCGACGCTCGAGGATCATATTACGCTCCGCAATAACCGGCAGCTTCAGTCGCTGGACAGCGTCATTACGGCCTCCGAGAGGTTCCAGCTGTACAATCGGTTTCTGGATGAGTTCTTCCCCTTAATCGACGAGATCAAGATGGTCCGCTACGACGATCTGCTCCGCAAAGCCCAGAGGAGCCTGAAGGGCGGCACGATTTACTTTGACGAAGGCGCGGGCATTATTTCGGAGCTGGTCAAGGTGGGGAACAGCGACGGCACTTCTCTCTATCTATATGACGGCAGCGGCGCGTTTGATCTTATCGCCAGGTCCGGTTTGACGAATCCTCGGCAGACTCGCATTCCGCAGGAGGATGCGACTTCATATGTGGCGCTGGCTTATAGGGAAGCGATTGCATCTTCCCAGCCGGAGGAGGGGAAGCTCACGTCATCCGGCGTGTTCTATACGGACAGGACGATCTACCTGTGCCACGTGTTCGGCAGCTATGTGCTTACGGTTCATTTTCCGATTGAGGAGCAGTCGGTGGACAGCGCTCTGTTCGACGAGAGAGTGGACGAGCTGTACGCCGGATTGTTGAAAATACGCGCCAACGGTGATATTCTGAACTTAATCCGATATATATTGTAA
- the uxuA gene encoding mannonate dehydratase gives MKMTFRWFGSNDPVSLGYIRQIPGVSGIVTALYDIPVGEAWPKQSIAALKQTVESHGFELAVIESVPVHEDIKLGRPTRDRYIENYNQTLRNLGEAGVPIVCYNFMPVFDWTRSQLAYRLKDGSTTLTFEDETISRMDPVKGDLSLPGWDESYTKENMQQLIDSYKDVTEESLWSNLAYFLERVIPVAEEAGIRMGIHPDDPPWPIFGLPRIVGDMAQLRRIIEHVDSPANGITFCSGSLGADPDNDLLAIIRHFGTQKKLHFAHTRNILRTGERSFQESSHRSADGSIDMVRVLEALWETGFDGPIRPDHGRMIWGEQGRPGYGLYDRALGATYLNGIWETLSKTKG, from the coding sequence ATGAAAATGACTTTCCGCTGGTTCGGTTCGAACGACCCCGTCAGCCTTGGTTACATTCGCCAGATCCCCGGTGTTTCGGGCATTGTTACCGCTTTGTACGATATCCCCGTCGGAGAAGCCTGGCCGAAGCAATCGATCGCCGCGCTGAAGCAAACGGTAGAATCGCACGGGTTTGAGCTGGCCGTCATCGAGAGCGTTCCCGTTCATGAAGACATCAAGCTTGGTCGTCCTACGCGTGATCGTTATATTGAAAACTACAATCAAACGCTTCGCAATCTGGGAGAAGCCGGGGTTCCGATCGTATGCTACAACTTCATGCCGGTGTTTGACTGGACCCGTTCCCAGCTCGCGTACCGTCTCAAGGACGGTTCGACGACGCTGACGTTCGAGGACGAGACGATATCCCGGATGGACCCGGTCAAAGGCGATCTGTCGCTGCCGGGCTGGGACGAAAGCTATACGAAGGAGAACATGCAGCAGCTGATCGACAGCTATAAAGATGTAACCGAAGAATCGCTCTGGAGCAACCTGGCGTACTTCCTGGAACGGGTTATTCCCGTTGCCGAGGAGGCCGGAATCCGAATGGGGATCCATCCGGACGATCCGCCGTGGCCGATCTTCGGATTGCCGCGCATCGTCGGGGATATGGCCCAGCTGCGCCGGATTATAGAGCATGTGGACAGCCCAGCTAATGGTATCACATTCTGTTCTGGGTCGCTCGGCGCCGATCCGGACAATGATCTCCTCGCCATTATCCGACATTTCGGCACGCAAAAAAAGCTTCATTTTGCTCATACACGCAATATTTTGCGGACGGGCGAACGTTCATTCCAAGAATCGTCGCATCGCTCGGCAGATGGCTCAATCGATATGGTTCGTGTGCTCGAGGCGCTGTGGGAGACGGGCTTCGACGGTCCGATTCGCCCGGATCACGGCCGCATGATATGGGGCGAGCAGGGCAGACCGGGCTACGGCTTATATGACCGGGCGCTCGGCGCGACTTATCTCAACGGTATCTGGGAAACATTATCCAAGACGAAGGGTTGA
- a CDS encoding sugar phosphate isomerase/epimerase family protein: protein MVKLSVFTVATPDLTPDQLCREAAAAGIEGIEWRCKETPEAVRAEPPSFWGNNRCTIAPGAGEAEIAIFDEAARRHGCTPVALAPYLTCGDIAGTEQVFRLASRLGTPMVRVGVPGYDRSRNYNELFEQAVDYLTEVEPLARTYGVKALVEVHHYTIAPSASLTHRLISRFDPDLIGALYDPGNMVHEGFENYRLGMELLGPYLAHVHVKNAGWLPAAGHPNADQAAGLGGIEGDPLNPAAFVCGWRPVASGIVPWKQVLADLHAVGYNGWFGLEDFSGTYDTVSMLQTYGKQMRAWMEEL, encoded by the coding sequence ATGGTCAAATTATCCGTCTTTACCGTTGCAACGCCCGACCTGACACCGGACCAATTGTGCAGGGAGGCTGCCGCTGCCGGGATTGAAGGCATCGAGTGGCGCTGCAAGGAAACGCCGGAAGCCGTGCGCGCCGAGCCGCCTTCGTTTTGGGGGAACAACCGCTGTACGATCGCGCCCGGTGCAGGGGAAGCCGAGATCGCTATTTTTGACGAAGCGGCCCGGAGGCACGGCTGTACACCGGTTGCACTCGCACCGTATCTAACATGCGGAGATATAGCGGGGACAGAGCAAGTTTTCCGATTGGCGAGCAGGCTGGGTACGCCCATGGTGCGTGTTGGGGTGCCCGGCTATGACCGTTCGCGCAATTATAACGAACTGTTCGAACAGGCTGTCGATTATCTGACCGAGGTGGAGCCTCTTGCCCGCACGTATGGGGTGAAAGCGCTGGTAGAGGTGCATCATTATACGATTGCTCCCAGCGCCTCTCTGACGCACCGGCTTATCTCGCGTTTCGATCCCGATCTGATCGGCGCATTATATGATCCGGGGAACATGGTTCACGAAGGCTTCGAGAATTACCGGCTGGGCATGGAACTGCTGGGGCCTTATTTGGCGCATGTCCATGTGAAGAACGCCGGCTGGCTGCCGGCGGCAGGCCATCCGAATGCCGACCAGGCAGCCGGCCTCGGCGGAATCGAAGGCGATCCGTTGAATCCGGCGGCATTCGTCTGCGGATGGCGGCCGGTTGCAAGCGGCATTGTGCCATGGAAGCAGGTGCTGGCGGACCTGCATGCAGTCGGTTATAACGGCTGGTTCGGGTTGGAGGATTTCAGCGGCACCTATGATACGGTTTCAATGCTTCAAACGTATGGCAAGCAAATGAGGGCATGGATGGAGGAATTATAG
- a CDS encoding Gfo/Idh/MocA family protein has product MSKVRFGIIGIGNMGSGHAQSLIAGKVRGAELTAVCDEFESKREWARTRLSGVEIFEDSASMIDSGLVDAVIVATPHYAHPDEAIRAFNKGMHVLIEKPAGVYVKQVREMNEAAAASDKKFGIVYNQRMNPLYRKLRELIASGELGEIRRTNWIITNWYRSQAYYDSGSWRATWAGEGGGVLINQCPHNLDLWQWTTGLMPVRIRAFCAFGKNRNIEVEDDVTAYAEYANGATGVFITTTGEAPGTNRLEVAGDRGKIVIEDGKLTFWRLRESERAFNERNKEAFGAPECWKVEVPVHGESTEHVGIIQNFTDAILNGTQLVAPGEEGIHGLMISNAMHLSTWLDDWVELPLDEALHEAELNKRIAESTTSKAQAQAEAKPADLTGTF; this is encoded by the coding sequence ATGAGCAAGGTACGATTCGGCATAATTGGTATTGGAAATATGGGCTCCGGGCACGCGCAAAGCCTGATCGCCGGCAAGGTGCGCGGGGCGGAGCTGACAGCAGTTTGCGACGAGTTTGAGTCCAAACGCGAGTGGGCGCGCACACGCCTCAGCGGCGTTGAGATCTTTGAGGATTCGGCATCGATGATCGACTCCGGCCTCGTCGATGCGGTTATCGTGGCAACGCCGCATTACGCTCATCCGGATGAAGCGATTCGGGCTTTCAATAAAGGCATGCACGTATTGATCGAAAAGCCGGCTGGCGTATACGTGAAGCAGGTGCGCGAGATGAACGAAGCGGCTGCGGCCAGCGACAAAAAATTCGGCATCGTCTACAATCAGCGGATGAACCCGCTGTACCGCAAGCTGCGCGAGCTGATCGCATCCGGCGAACTGGGGGAAATCCGCCGGACGAACTGGATTATTACGAACTGGTACCGTTCGCAGGCGTATTACGACTCCGGCTCTTGGAGAGCGACATGGGCGGGAGAAGGCGGCGGCGTTCTCATTAATCAATGTCCGCACAATCTCGATTTGTGGCAGTGGACGACCGGTCTCATGCCGGTAAGAATCCGCGCGTTCTGTGCATTCGGCAAGAACCGCAACATTGAGGTCGAGGATGATGTTACGGCCTATGCGGAATATGCGAACGGCGCGACAGGCGTATTTATTACGACGACCGGTGAAGCGCCGGGTACGAACCGGCTTGAAGTGGCGGGCGACCGCGGAAAAATCGTCATCGAGGACGGCAAGCTGACTTTCTGGCGGCTGCGGGAGTCGGAGCGGGCATTCAACGAGCGGAACAAAGAAGCGTTCGGCGCGCCGGAATGCTGGAAGGTCGAAGTGCCTGTTCACGGCGAAAGCACGGAGCATGTCGGCATCATTCAGAACTTTACCGATGCCATATTGAACGGCACGCAGCTTGTCGCTCCGGGAGAAGAAGGCATTCACGGATTAATGATATCGAATGCGATGCATCTGTCCACTTGGCTCGACGATTGGGTGGAGCTGCCGCTGGACGAAGCGCTGCACGAAGCGGAGCTGAACAAGCGAATCGCGGAATCAACAACGAGCAAAGCGCAGGCGCAAGCGGAAGCGAAGCCTGCGGATTTGACGGGAACGTTCTAG